In one window of Agrobacterium larrymoorei DNA:
- a CDS encoding UDP-N-acetylmuramoylalanyl-D-glutamyl-2,6-diaminopimelate--D-alanyl-D-alanine ligase, producing the protein MSWLWTVSDMIAVMAGRPVGNLPLGITGISIDSRTVQPGEAFFAIKGDRVDGHDYASFAVANGAGLMVVSEAKLPALGRLTVPMIVVEDVLSALVKLGIAARERTSARIIAVTGSVGKTTTKEMLRQVLAPSGKVHAAVSSFNNHWGVPLTLARMPADTEFGIFEVGMNHPGEIRPLVKQVKPHLAIITTIAAAHLGNFTSLEEIADAKAEIFEGVLPGGAVILNRDNAQFERLEAAAINAGVEHVLTFGQHAKADFRLADFESTPSGSTIWAIINGETSELNIGTPGRHIAENAMAALGTVAVTGANLDRAFDALAALQPVKGRGERHRLSVGDGSFLLIDESYNANPASMRAAIALLAQAEVRGNGRRIAALGDMLEMGEFAAEVHEELSGPILSAGIEHVWLAGESMAYLRDALPESVNVSWFPTTAELAEFVLKWVQPGDVVMIKSSLGIGFGKIVSALLDKYPAFPETERQN; encoded by the coding sequence TTGAGCTGGTTATGGACAGTTTCGGATATGATCGCCGTCATGGCCGGTCGTCCGGTCGGCAACCTGCCGCTTGGCATTACGGGCATTTCCATCGATAGCCGCACGGTGCAGCCGGGCGAAGCCTTCTTCGCCATCAAGGGCGACCGTGTCGATGGCCATGATTATGCAAGCTTTGCCGTTGCCAATGGCGCCGGGCTGATGGTCGTTTCCGAGGCGAAGCTGCCAGCGCTGGGCCGCCTGACCGTGCCGATGATCGTTGTCGAGGACGTGCTTTCGGCGCTGGTGAAGCTTGGCATCGCAGCACGCGAGCGCACTTCAGCACGCATCATCGCCGTGACCGGTTCTGTCGGTAAAACCACGACCAAGGAAATGCTGCGGCAGGTGCTTGCCCCCTCCGGCAAGGTGCATGCTGCCGTTTCCTCCTTCAACAACCATTGGGGCGTGCCGCTGACGCTGGCGCGTATGCCTGCCGATACGGAATTCGGCATTTTCGAAGTGGGCATGAACCATCCGGGCGAAATTCGTCCGCTGGTGAAACAGGTAAAGCCGCATCTGGCGATCATCACCACTATTGCAGCGGCGCATCTGGGCAACTTTACCAGTCTTGAAGAGATTGCCGATGCGAAGGCCGAAATTTTCGAAGGCGTTCTGCCGGGTGGCGCGGTCATCCTGAACCGCGACAATGCGCAGTTCGAGCGGCTGGAAGCGGCGGCGATCAATGCCGGTGTCGAGCATGTTCTGACCTTCGGTCAGCACGCCAAGGCCGATTTCCGTCTGGCGGATTTCGAAAGCACGCCGAGCGGCTCCACCATCTGGGCCATCATCAATGGCGAGACGAGCGAACTGAATATTGGCACGCCGGGCCGTCACATTGCGGAAAATGCGATGGCGGCTCTTGGCACGGTTGCGGTCACTGGCGCCAATCTCGACCGGGCATTCGATGCGCTTGCCGCGCTTCAGCCGGTGAAGGGCAGGGGCGAACGCCACCGTCTTTCCGTTGGCGACGGCTCCTTCCTGCTGATCGACGAGAGCTATAACGCCAACCCGGCCTCCATGCGGGCGGCGATTGCGCTTCTGGCGCAGGCGGAAGTGCGCGGCAACGGGCGGCGCATTGCCGCGCTGGGCGACATGCTGGAAATGGGTGAATTTGCAGCGGAAGTGCATGAGGAATTATCCGGCCCGATCCTTTCCGCCGGTATCGAGCATGTGTGGCTTGCCGGAGAATCGATGGCCTATCTGCGCGATGCGCTGCCGGAAAGCGTGAATGTTTCGTGGTTCCCGACAACGGCGGAACTGGCCGAATTCGTGTTGAAATGGGTCCAGCCGGGCGATGTCGTGATGATAAAATCGTCACTTGGCATCGGTTTCGGCAAGATTGTCTCTGCCCTGCTTGACAAGTATCCGGCATTCCCCGAGACGGAACGCCAAAATTAG
- the ftsW gene encoding putative lipid II flippase FtsW: protein MVSRIDRGPVAEWFWTIDRFFLAAFIALMGIGLMLSFAASPAVAERIGLNSFFFVERQAMFIVPSLAIMVGLSFLSPRQVRRVAIIMLIASLLMMIFALFFGIEVKGARRWISIGSFSIQPSEFMKPAFVIVCAWLFAERARHPEIPGNLFAIITFGIVAALLIAQPDFGQTILTSVVWGGMFFMAGIPWLWIIMLGGLGVGGIVAAYLTLPHVAGRINRFWTGEGDTFQVDTAREAIIRGDWFGQGPGEGIVKRIIPDAHTDFIFSVAAEEFGILFCMLLVAIFGFIVLRGLSHAFKEKDDFVRFAVAGLVLQIGMQSMINIGVNLELMPAKGMTLPLISYGGSSMMAICVTAGFLLALTRHRPEKRAQERSFFRVGAGLPAE from the coding sequence ATGGTAAGCCGTATCGACCGCGGTCCAGTCGCGGAATGGTTCTGGACAATCGACCGTTTCTTTCTGGCGGCCTTCATTGCCCTGATGGGCATCGGACTGATGCTGTCCTTCGCGGCTTCGCCTGCGGTTGCCGAGCGTATCGGCCTCAACAGCTTCTTCTTCGTCGAGCGTCAGGCGATGTTCATCGTGCCATCGCTGGCGATCATGGTGGGCCTTTCCTTCCTTTCGCCGCGGCAGGTGCGCCGCGTGGCCATCATCATGCTGATCGCATCGCTGCTGATGATGATTTTCGCGCTGTTCTTCGGCATTGAGGTGAAGGGTGCGCGCCGCTGGATTTCCATCGGCAGCTTTTCCATTCAGCCTTCCGAATTCATGAAGCCCGCCTTCGTCATCGTCTGCGCATGGCTTTTTGCCGAGCGCGCGCGCCACCCGGAAATTCCCGGCAACCTCTTTGCCATCATCACCTTCGGCATCGTGGCAGCACTTCTGATTGCGCAGCCGGACTTCGGCCAGACCATTCTGACCTCCGTCGTCTGGGGCGGCATGTTCTTCATGGCGGGCATTCCGTGGCTGTGGATCATCATGCTCGGCGGTCTCGGCGTTGGCGGCATCGTGGCGGCCTATCTGACGCTTCCGCACGTGGCAGGTCGTATCAACCGCTTCTGGACGGGTGAGGGCGATACATTCCAGGTGGATACGGCGCGTGAGGCGATCATTCGCGGTGACTGGTTCGGCCAGGGGCCGGGTGAAGGCATCGTCAAGCGCATCATTCCCGATGCGCATACCGACTTCATCTTCTCCGTTGCGGCGGAAGAATTCGGCATTCTGTTCTGCATGCTGCTGGTCGCGATCTTCGGTTTCATCGTGCTGCGGGGCCTCAGCCACGCCTTCAAGGAAAAGGACGATTTCGTCCGCTTCGCCGTGGCGGGTCTGGTGCTTCAGATCGGCATGCAGTCGATGATCAATATCGGCGTCAATCTGGAGCTTATGCCCGCCAAGGGCATGACGCTGCCGCTGATTTCCTATGGCGGTTCATCCATGATGGCGATATGCGTGACCGCTGGCTTCCTGCTGGCACTGACACGACACAGACCTGAAAAGCGTGCGCAGGAGCGCAGCTTCTTCCGCGTTGGCGCGGGTCTTCCTGCGGAGTAA
- the murD gene encoding UDP-N-acetylmuramoyl-L-alanine--D-glutamate ligase: MIPVTSLSGKKVALFGLGGSGLVTAKALVAGGADVTAFDDNPDSVAKAAAEGIQTADLRTLDWSKVSVFVLAPGVPLTHPKPHWSVDLAKAAGVEVIGDIELFVRERRAHAPDCPFIAITGTNGKSTTTALIAHILKSSGRDTQLGGNIGTAILSLDPPKAERFYVVECSSYQIDLAPTLNPTAGILLNLTPDHLDRHGTMQHYADVKERLVAGSDTAVVGVDDSYCTLIADRIERAGVKVLRISKRNVVADGLYAEGSRIMKAKGGTSSLLVDLDGIQTLRGSHNAQNAAAAIAACLAVGVSEDEVKAGLTSFPGLKHRMQPVGRRGNVTFVNDSKATNADASAPALSSYERIYWIAGGLPKAGGIASLSPLFSRIAKAYLIGEAAAEFAATLGEAVPYEISGTLDKAVQHAAADALADGSGGNVVMLSPACASFDQYKNFEIRGDSFVSHVAALEGVTMLVGEPKER; this comes from the coding sequence ATGATCCCCGTCACCTCACTTTCGGGCAAAAAGGTTGCGCTGTTCGGGCTTGGCGGCTCGGGCCTCGTGACTGCAAAGGCGCTGGTTGCCGGTGGCGCGGATGTCACCGCTTTCGATGACAATCCCGATAGCGTTGCCAAGGCAGCGGCTGAGGGTATCCAGACTGCCGATCTGCGCACGCTGGATTGGTCCAAGGTTTCGGTTTTCGTGCTGGCGCCGGGCGTTCCGCTGACGCATCCCAAGCCGCACTGGTCCGTCGATCTGGCGAAAGCGGCGGGCGTCGAGGTGATTGGCGATATCGAGCTTTTCGTGCGCGAACGGCGCGCGCATGCGCCGGATTGCCCGTTCATTGCCATTACCGGCACCAACGGCAAATCCACCACGACGGCGCTGATTGCGCATATTCTGAAATCTTCCGGGCGCGATACGCAGCTTGGCGGCAATATCGGCACGGCTATCTTAAGCCTCGATCCGCCGAAGGCCGAGCGCTTCTATGTGGTGGAATGCTCTTCATACCAGATCGATCTTGCGCCGACGCTGAACCCGACTGCGGGCATTCTCCTGAACCTGACGCCGGATCATCTCGACCGTCACGGCACGATGCAGCATTACGCCGATGTGAAGGAGCGTCTGGTTGCGGGCAGCGATACGGCGGTCGTCGGGGTCGATGACAGCTATTGCACGCTGATTGCCGACCGCATCGAGCGCGCGGGCGTTAAAGTGCTGCGGATTTCCAAGCGCAATGTGGTGGCCGATGGGCTTTACGCCGAGGGTAGCCGCATCATGAAGGCTAAAGGCGGTACGTCTTCGTTGCTGGTCGATCTCGATGGCATCCAGACGCTGCGCGGCAGCCACAACGCGCAGAATGCGGCGGCGGCGATTGCGGCCTGCCTTGCGGTTGGTGTTTCCGAAGATGAGGTGAAGGCGGGGCTGACGTCTTTCCCCGGCCTCAAGCACCGCATGCAGCCGGTCGGACGGCGCGGTAATGTGACTTTCGTCAATGACAGCAAGGCGACCAATGCGGATGCATCGGCACCGGCGCTTTCGAGCTACGAACGGATTTACTGGATTGCGGGCGGCTTGCCGAAGGCGGGCGGTATTGCCAGTCTTTCGCCGCTGTTTTCGCGCATCGCCAAGGCCTATCTGATCGGCGAGGCGGCGGCGGAGTTTGCCGCAACGCTGGGCGAGGCCGTGCCTTACGAGATCTCCGGCACGCTGGACAAGGCCGTGCAGCATGCGGCGGCGGATGCGCTGGCAGACGGTTCGGGTGGCAATGTCGTGATGCTATCCCCGGCTTGCGCAAGCTTCGATCAATATAAGAATTTTGAAATACGTGGTGATTCGTTCGTCTCACACGTCGCTGCGCTGGAAGGCGTGACGATGCTGGTGGGCGAGCCAAAGGAGCGCTGA
- the mraY gene encoding phospho-N-acetylmuramoyl-pentapeptide-transferase: MLIWLVELSDKVQIFNLFRYITFRAGAALFTSALIVFLFGPAIINSLRIRQGKGQPIRADGPQTHFKKAGTPTMGGLMILAGILGGSLLWADLSNVYVVAVLMVTLGFGAIGFYDDYLKVTKQSDKGFSGKARLGIEFVIAAIAVFFMMRVALATAPHGGTLGSSIAFPFFKELVINLGYFFILFGAFVIVAAGNAVNLTDGLDGLAIVPVMIAAATFGVISYLVGNAIFANYLQINFVPGTGELAVIVAAVIGGGLGFLWFNAPPAAIFMGDTGSLALGGLIGSIAVAIKHEIVMVIVGGLFVMETLSVIIQVFWFKRTGRRVFLMAPIHHHFEKKGWTESQVVIRFWIISVGLAMLGLATLKLR; this comes from the coding sequence ATGCTGATCTGGCTCGTTGAACTGTCGGACAAAGTTCAAATCTTCAATCTGTTCAGGTACATTACGTTCCGGGCAGGTGCAGCACTCTTCACCTCCGCTCTCATCGTTTTCCTGTTCGGACCGGCAATCATCAATTCCCTGCGCATTCGCCAGGGCAAGGGCCAGCCGATCCGTGCCGATGGACCGCAGACGCACTTCAAGAAGGCGGGTACGCCCACCATGGGCGGCCTGATGATCCTTGCGGGCATTCTCGGCGGTTCGCTGCTCTGGGCTGATCTCTCGAATGTCTATGTCGTTGCCGTTCTGATGGTGACGCTCGGCTTCGGCGCTATCGGTTTCTACGATGATTACCTGAAGGTGACGAAGCAGAGCGACAAGGGCTTTTCCGGCAAGGCGCGTCTCGGCATCGAGTTCGTGATTGCGGCGATTGCCGTGTTTTTCATGATGCGCGTTGCGCTTGCCACGGCACCGCATGGCGGCACGCTGGGAAGTTCCATCGCCTTTCCGTTCTTCAAGGAACTGGTGATCAACCTTGGCTACTTCTTTATTTTGTTTGGCGCTTTCGTCATCGTTGCCGCAGGCAATGCAGTGAATTTGACGGATGGTCTCGATGGTCTGGCCATCGTGCCGGTCATGATCGCGGCGGCGACCTTCGGCGTCATCTCCTACCTAGTGGGTAATGCGATCTTCGCCAATTATCTCCAGATCAATTTCGTTCCCGGCACGGGTGAGCTGGCCGTGATCGTGGCTGCCGTCATCGGTGGAGGCCTCGGGTTCCTCTGGTTCAACGCGCCTCCTGCCGCCATTTTCATGGGCGATACGGGTTCGCTGGCGCTTGGCGGTCTGATTGGCTCGATTGCGGTTGCCATCAAGCACGAGATCGTCATGGTCATCGTCGGCGGATTGTTCGTCATGGAAACGCTGTCGGTCATCATTCAGGTGTTCTGGTTCAAGCGCACCGGACGACGCGTATTCCTGATGGCGCCGATCCACCACCATTTCGAAAAGAAGGGTTGGACGGAAAGCCAGGTCGTGATCCGCTTCTGGATCATCTCTGTCGGTCTTGCCATGCTCGGCCTTGCCACGCTGAAGCTGAGGTAA